The following nucleotide sequence is from Saccharothrix texasensis.
ATCGGCGTGGCCGTGCTGCCGGACAACGGCGAGTGCCTCCAGGACGCGCAGCACTTCGCCGACGCGGCGCTCTACGCGGCCAAGGAGAACGGGCGCAACCAGGTGCGGGTGGCCGGCGGCGAGATCCGGCTGCTGCCCGCGCCGCGGGGCGACCAGCCGGTGGCGGAGGGCGCGGCCGCGCCCGACCAGGCGGCGTCCGCCGAGGTCACCCGCACCGCGTAAGTCCTCGAGGTCCCCGGCGCGGCCGGCGTCCGGGGCAGGGGTGCGGCGGGCTTGCCGGCGTGGCGCGGAAACGCACGAGGCGCGACCGGGCCCACCACCGCGACCGCGGTGGTCCGCCGACGTGGTCCTCATGCTGCGCATGGCACCCGTGTCTCCGCGCGGCCCGCGTCCCGCGACCGGGCCTCTGGTGCCCCCTACACCCGCGAGTACCCACTGGCGGCTGGTCCTAAACGTATTACTGGACTCTTTCCCGTTTGCCGCTCATCAGCCGGCAGACCAGGTAGATCAGGAACGAGACCGCGGTGACGAACGCGCTCACCGGCATGCCCGGCGCGAGCGACAGGAGCATCCCGCCGAGCACGGACACCTCAGCGAACACCACGGCCAGCACGGTGGCCCGCACCGGGCTCGCGGTGACCCTCGTGGCCGCCGCCGCCGGCGTGATCATCAGCGACAGCACGAGCAGCGCGCCCACCAGCTGCACGCTCAACGCCGTCGCCACGCCCACCAGCACCGCGAACACCACCGACAGGGTCCGCACCGGCACGCCGCGCGCCACCGCCACCGCGGCGTCCACGCTGGCGAAGTGCAGCGGCCGGTAGATGACCGCCAGCACGGCCAGCACGGCGACCGACGCGCCGATGAGCAGCCACAGGTCGGTCGAACCGACGCTGACCA
It contains:
- a CDS encoding metal ABC transporter permease; protein product: MENFFDLGQTLDLLRYVQPMLIAGAVLGLVAGLLGPLVVTRKMAFAVHGTSELAFTGGAAALLLGVGVGYGALAGSVVAALLLGLLSTRDSDRDSVIGAILAFGLGLGVLFLALYNGRAANKFGLLTGQVVSVGSTDLWLLIGASVAVLAVLAVIYRPLHFASVDAAVAVARGVPVRTLSVVFAVLVGVATALSVQLVGALLVLSLMITPAAAATRVTASPVRATVLAVVFAEVSVLGGMLLSLAPGMPVSAFVTAVSFLIYLVCRLMSGKRERVQ